The following is a genomic window from Bacteroidales bacterium.
AGGAAATTTGAAAAAACCGGAGTGATGAGGGAAGTAAGGGAAAGACAGGCTTATACCAAGCCTTCTATGAAAAAGAGAGAACAGAAGAAGAGAGCGATTTACAGGCAAAAGCTGAAAGAAAGAGAAGAATAGTACAGCCGGATTTTATACGTGTAAGCCTCGTTTAAGCCTAAATTGGTATGTACCGGGAAGATTTTATTCAATATTTGCAGTTTGAAAGACGCTATTCAAAC
Proteins encoded in this region:
- the rpsU gene encoding 30S ribosomal protein S21 translates to MIVVQVKDGENIERALKKFKRKFEKTGVMREVRERQAYTKPSMKKREQKKRAIYRQKLKEREE